In the Sandaracinus amylolyticus genome, CGAGGACGTTGTTCGCGATGCCGAAGCCGCCCTGCGCGAACATCAGCACGCCCGACGGAGTCTGGAACGCCTGTCCACCGACGATCTTCGTCGTGAGCTCGGGCGACCACTGGTAGATCACGCCCGCGCGCCAGCTCACCTGCGCCGGGTACTCGATCGGTCCGTAGCGGATGAGATCGACGCGCAGATCGCCGGTGAGCCGCAGCCCCGGGAGCTCGGTCGGCAGCGGCACGCTCGCGACGCCGAGCGAGACGCCGAAGTCCGTGATCGTCTGCTCGCGATCGGTCGTCGGCGAGATCAGATCGATCGTCGCCGGCGGCTCACCGCCCGCGCCCGGCGCGCTGAAGGTCTGCCGGTAGTAGAGGATGTCCTCGAGATCGACGAGCAGATCCGCGGCGATGCGGAACGAGAGCTGACGACCGAGCGGCGAGACGACGACCGCCGCGCTCGCGTTGAACGCGTTGTATCCGAACTGCGGGCGCCACGTCGCGTCGTGGTTCTGCGAGAGCGCGAGGCGCATGTCGCGCGTCGGTGCGCCCGTCGAGTACCCGACGTCGATCGTCGTCGACACGAGCTCGGACCACTCCGCCTCGTGGCGCAGATCGATCCAGAAGTTGTCGATCGCGACGCGGCTGCGATGCGAGAGCACCGAGCTCACCTGCAGCTCGCCCATCGAGTCGAGCCGCTGCACGCCGCCCTGCAGCGTGAAGCGACCGTACGCGCCGCGGATGCCGCCGAGGTGCACCTGCGCGAAGCCGCTCATCGGCGTGCTCATGTCGCCCTGGGTGCGGTCGGCGAAGAGGAAGCGATAGCGCTCGAGCGTCGCGTCCTGCGAGACGAACGTCGGCGTGATGCGCAGCCCGCTGCGATCGATCCAGTCCGCGGAGAAGCCGAGCACCACGCCCCAGTCGGCGCCGCCCTGGATCGTCGCGGCCGAGAGACCGAAGCCCGGATTGCCGCTCGTGAGGAGGAAGCGTCCCGCGGCCTCGGTCGTGCTCTGCCCCGTCGCGTCGCGCGTGATGACGTTCACCGTCGCGAGGAACGCGTTCGCGCCGTACACGGCGGAGAGCGGGCCCTGCACGATCTCGACGCGCTCGATCAGCTCGATCGGGATGAACTCGGAGCCGAGGAACGCGGTGAGATCGGGGAGGAACCCGACGGGCACGCCGTTGATCATCACGCGCACGATGCGCGTGCCGGCGCGCAGACCACCGGTCACGCCGCGCACGCCGACCGAGGGCACGACGAGATCGTCGACGACGTAGATGCCCGCTTGCGAAGCGAGCGCGTCCGCGACGGTGCGCCATCCGTTGCGTGTGAAGTCCTCGCGACGGATGACGACGACGTTGCCCGACGCGACGACGCGCTCCTCCGCCTCGCCGCCGCTCGACGTCACCACCGGATCGAGGAGCAGCGACTCGAGATCGAAGTCCTCGATGGCGAGCGCATCGGGATCCGACACTGCGCTCGACTCCGACGCAGCGCTCGACTCCGACGCGGCGCTCGAGTCCGACACTGCGTCCGAGTCCGACACTGCGTCCGACTCCGACACAGCGCTCGAGTCCGACACGGCGTCCGACTCCGACACTCCACCGGACTCCGACGCACCCGCATCCGACTGCGGTGCCTCCTCGACCGGCGCGTCCGACGATCCGCCCTCGACGGAGGCCGCGGTATCGCCCTGCGGTGCCTCGACTTCGTCTGATCGCTGCGCGCGAACCGCCGTCGGCGCGCCGACGATCATCGACGCGGCCACGAGGGCCCGGGCGCACCCTCCGAATCGCACCAGGTCCCTCCCGCGGCGCGACACTCAAGATGCAACGTTCTTCCAGGAACGTATCCCAGCACGGGGTACGGGATCCATCCAAAAATACACGCTCACGAAACAATCTCCCGATGCGGTCTTGACGCTCTACACACCGCAGAACCATTCGAGATTTTCCATGACGCACTGCGACAGAGCACGACCATTGAGTACAATTCGGTGACAATCGACGTGGTACCCAGGCCGCGTGGAAATCGCGGTCATCGCTCTGTACATGCTCGTGCTCGGTGTCCTCGCCGTGTACGGGTTCCACCGCGGGCAGCTGCTCT is a window encoding:
- a CDS encoding TonB-dependent receptor plug domain-containing protein, yielding MSDSSAASESSAASESSAVSDPDALAIEDFDLESLLLDPVVTSSGGEAEERVVASGNVVVIRREDFTRNGWRTVADALASQAGIYVVDDLVVPSVGVRGVTGGLRAGTRIVRVMINGVPVGFLPDLTAFLGSEFIPIELIERVEIVQGPLSAVYGANAFLATVNVITRDATGQSTTEAAGRFLLTSGNPGFGLSAATIQGGADWGVVLGFSADWIDRSGLRITPTFVSQDATLERYRFLFADRTQGDMSTPMSGFAQVHLGGIRGAYGRFTLQGGVQRLDSMGELQVSSVLSHRSRVAIDNFWIDLRHEAEWSELVSTTIDVGYSTGAPTRDMRLALSQNHDATWRPQFGYNAFNASAAVVVSPLGRQLSFRIAADLLVDLEDILYYRQTFSAPGAGGEPPATIDLISPTTDREQTITDFGVSLGVASVPLPTELPGLRLTGDLRVDLIRYGPIEYPAQVSWRAGVIYQWSPELTTKIVGGQAFQTPSGVLMFAQGGFGIANNVLGNFDVNVLGVPPLRPQVVTGAEAIASLELFERALAIDAGLYVQSVADRIVFNQLATDFVAVNETQATSMGLLLSARLNIDRLSAWTNFTGAVQVREDGLATRPPPQFPSIFGASGFDVTISEIHLRAGAGVRWAGERGATQSNTLLNDGRAYTLDPYALVDLTLSTVGLRFLGESETRVVVAIRNLLDTRYSEPYFAGYDLPSQGRTMWIELRQVF